One genomic segment of Centropristis striata isolate RG_2023a ecotype Rhode Island chromosome 13, C.striata_1.0, whole genome shotgun sequence includes these proteins:
- the LOC131983372 gene encoding alpha-2,8-sialyltransferase 8F-like has product MRGQLLRSLYSLVFTFLCLGSLLTTLTWHMFQNNDDEPYRLPRHKKSPSELCKGCKEVIDKVKERCSQNWKKQEDNYSKFRSELSSKCNGFDNAIITQANTPVGSKIVYDAEKWRSLEVTPEIFNTFAKRHPFENKTWDTCAVVGNGGILTDSSCGKMIDSAQFVFRCNLPPLEDGYVKDVGTKTDLVTANPTIFQNKYGALMGRRRPFVESLQIYGDSLLLLPAFSFGFCTLLCMRALYATEDLESLIRPVFLNPEYLQKLAVFWGSQGIKAARLSTGIMMTSLALELCANVHLYGFWPFSNHPHGLYALTNHYYDDVKANGGLHTMPAEFDLLLQLHSQGVLRLHLEDCRPGKM; this is encoded by the exons ATGAGGGGACAGCTTTTGAGATCACTCTACTCTTTGGTCTTCACTTTCTTGTGTCTGGGGAGCCTGCTGACCACTCTCACCTGGCACATGTTCCAAAACAA TGATGATGAACCTTACAGACTGCCTCGTCACAAGAAAAGCCCTTCTGAGCTCTGTAAAGGCTGCAA ggaGGTCATTGACAAAGTAAAAGAGCGTTGCTCTCAAAACTGGAAGAAGCAGGAGGACAATTACTCAAAGTTCag ATCTGAGCTGAGCAGCAAGTGTAATGGTTTTGACAATGCCATCATTACCCAGGCCAACACTCCAGTGGGATCCAAGATTGTGTACGACGCGGAAAAATGGAGGAGCCTCGAGGTGACCCCGGAGATCTTCAACACCTTTGCTAAG AGGCATCcgtttgaaaataaaacatgggaCACGTGTGCTGTTGTTGGGAACGGAGGGATCCTGACCGACAGCAGCTGTGGAAAGATGATCGATTCAGCTCAGTTTGTTTTCAG GTGTAACCTTCCTCCTTTGGAAGACGGTTATGTGAAAGATGTGGGCACCAAGACAGACCTTGTGACAGCAAACCCAACCATCTTTCAAAATAA GTACGGGGCTCTAATGGGACGTCGGCGTCCGTTTGTGGAGAGCCTGCAAATCTATGGTGACTCCCTGCTGCTCCTTCCTGCCTTCTCCTTTGGGTTTTGCACTCTTTTGTGCATGCGGGCCCTCTATGCCACTGAGGACCTGGAAAGCCTCATCCGGCCCGTCTTTTTAAACCCTGAATACCTCCAGAAACTAGCCGTCTTCTGGGGCTCCCAAGGCATAAAAGCAGCACGGCTCAGCACCGGCATAATGATGACTAGCCTGGCACTGGAACTCTGTGCTAACGTGCATCTCTATGGTTTCTGGCCCTTCAGTAATCATCCACATGGACTTTATGCCCTGACTAACCACTACTACGATGATGTAAAAGCTAATGGAGGACTCCACACCATGCCGGCTGAGTTTGACCTCTTGCTGCAGCTGCACAGTCAGGGGGTGCTCAGGCTTCATCTGGAAGATTGTCGGCCAGGTAAAATGTAG